A region of Lepeophtheirus salmonis chromosome 13, UVic_Lsal_1.4, whole genome shotgun sequence DNA encodes the following proteins:
- the LOC121128301 gene encoding uncharacterized protein isoform X3 yields MFPMNLCIEKYNKRGKSINEYVPSLTPLPSPIKYEDQLKGKKEDIFYDTFNTGSDQLSAQLIQKNQNLITNEQLKISSHTFKELQERKIIDSISIHNMKSTKQVPSNYGQLNSELEESEKLQDNVHQLFSHDSETLNSLKSAEKNVNLSEKVTLCQSIESHEHIDKESNPFCQNNIFNFSPCKSLSEIGIVSSKMEKQRSCINTCDDKHDTNNKYVSKAVEPIKTNRSNISEIHFKNNNSGFIQCGVGISKSAMDKAKNIFQGEDFNELYQKDSNDPNISSVHSFKVPTKPNGQNESHIQLKSSKNIGFIKCGSKESVGISKSAMDKAKNIFQGEDFNELFQKDSNDPNISSVHSFKVPTKPNGQNESHIQLKSSKNIGFIKCGSKESVGISKSAMDKAKNIFQGEDFNELFQKDSNDPNISSVHSFKVPTKPNGQNESHIQLKSSENIGFIKCGSKESVGISKSAMDKAKNIFQGEDFNELFQKDSNDPNISSVHSFKVPTKTNGQNESHIQLKSSKNIGFIKCGSKESVGISKSAMDKAKNIFQGEDFNELFQKDSNDPNISSVHSFKVPTKPNGQNESHIQLKSSKNIGFIKCGSKESVGISKSAMDKAKNIFQGEDFNELFQKDSNDPNISSVHSFKGPTKPNGQNESHIQLKSSKNIGFIKCGSKESVGISKSAMDKAKNIFQGEDFNELFQKDSNDPYISSVHSFKVPTKPNGQNESHIQLKTSKNRDDLSKFFNREIDSVDSSKTISVCQNESFSSEDDTFDQDVFDTQFLEEVEKTENSYFNLKRKSPITFECSSNKKCNVSILKLTNDKLLSNFQTDLYHLRQKLPSRVCLKKIALKSIPRTPGFLGQISTSNNHQIRLKEIRDLLLSLSSVDNSKVNDDWIANHYKWIFLYLHSLSLRTELYDELSPLSILWRLKYRYDREIAGSCRSALKKIYEGDDSPSKPIILFIAAIHSDTIELSDGWYSIHSVLKPSISKLISMKKIKSGTKLYIEGAEIERDSSHGNCKPLEDEGRTRLNFSINSCRRARWWAKLGFHWGPRLIIKLKSIKEDGGLVARVKVIIRRRYPLVYMEKKESKITYINERVYNKKMHALKNSKEEIAEKIYSQVQKELEDKRIVSQKNKAQFRHGLKIINRTSNVEELYNLIETYADPSILESLSSSQVDELKEFKNKESETFRNEMRHEVEARLKSYEETSRVEYVPVLRLKISDQSPNVFGTLSLWKPSHELLSLLHEDRPFFIHCISANKVFFDEVNLSSLKSTVFREVSEDFKMNDYFGKSRSLASILDIVMDEYDFKSNFNEVDLVGLVIQVNDPGRSNEKVVNSAYGSIYLSDLMGNFVRIRFFNSLKDLGMETLIVPAQVIYFRNLSFRTKDLSLKEIPSLFMKEQTEAFSSSNDSIVSSIITEFMESATPNFVDDSARLLATLLGTEIKSPCGYNKDKMSIGITPTSNERAQIADPHLFSPSSTIEIVSNSPAALQSSRNQSKLLKLKSMNYADASPLLPIIPLPNGGTSKSNSYAKLYKVPKRRRSKLSFEQEISSNREPRQESQEFEEAANLAMDNLEM; encoded by the exons ATGTTTCCGATGAATTTATGCATTGAAAAGTACAACAAACGCGGAAAATCCATTAATGAATACGTACCATCATTAACTCCTTTGCCTTctccaataaaatatgaagaccAGCTCAAGGGTaaaaaggaagacattttttatgATACATTTAATACTGGAAGCGATCAATTGAGCGCTCAATTAATccagaaaaatcaaaatctaataactaatgaacaattaaaaatatctagtCATACTTTTAAAGAACTCCAGGAACGGAAAATTATAGATTCTATTTCTATTCATAACATGAAATCAACTAAACAAGTGCCATCTAATTATGGACAATTAAATAGTGAGCTGGAAGAATCAGAAAAACTTCAGGACAATGttcatcaattattttctcATGATTCTGAGACATTGAACAGTTTAAAATCagcagaaaaaaatgttaatttaagtGAAAAAGTTACGCTCTGTCAAAGTATTGAATCTCATGAACATATTGATAAAGAAAGTAAtccattttgtcaaaataacatATTCAACTTTAGCCCATGTAAATCTCTTTCTGAAATTGGAattgtttcttcaaaaatggaaaaacaaagAAGTTGTATAAATACTTGTGATGATAAACATGATACTAATAATAAGTATGTTTCTAAAGCTGTAGAACCAATTAAGACCAACAGATCAAATATAAGTgaaattcactttaaaaataacaatagcgGATTTATTCAATGTGGTGTCGGCATCAGTAAATCTGCAATGGATAAagccaaaaacatttttcaagggGAAGATTTCAATGAGCTATATCAAAAAGATTCTAATGACCCCAATATATCTTCAGTTCACTCCTTTAAAGTGCCTACAAAGCCCAATGGACAAAATGAAAGTCATATTCAGTTAAAATCTTCTAAAAACATTGGCTTTATCAAATGTGGCTCAAAGGAAAGTGTTGGTATCAGCAAGTCGGCAATGGATAAagccaaaaacatttttcaagggGAAGATTTCAATGAGCTATTTCAAAAAGATTCGAATGACCCCAATATATCTTCAGTTCACTCCTTTAAAGTCCCTACAAAGCCCAATGGACAAAATGAAAgtcatattcaattaaaatcttCTAAAAACATTGGATTTATCAAATGTGGCTCAAAGGAAAGTGTTGGTATCAGCAAGTCGGCAATGGATAAagccaaaaacatttttcaagggGAAGATTTCAATGAGCTATTTCAAAAAGATTCGAATGACCCCAATATATCTTCAGTTCACTCCTTTAAAGTGCCTACAAAGCCCAATGGACAAAATGAAAgtcatattcaattaaaatcttCTGAAAACATCGGATTTATCAAATGTGGCTCAAAGGAAAGTGTTGGTATCAGCAAGTCGGCAATGGATAAagctaaaaacatttttcaagggGAAGATTTCAATGAGCTATTTCAAAAAGATTCGAATGACCCCAATATATCTTCAGTTCACTCCTTTAAAGTGCCTACAAAGACCAATGGACAAAATGAAAGCCATATTCAGTTAAAATCTTCTAAAAACATTGGATTTATCAAATGTGGCTCAAAGGAAAGTGTTGGTATCAGCAAGTCGGCAATGGATAAagccaaaaacatttttcaagggGAAGATTTCAATGAGCTATTTCAAAAAGATTCGAATGACCCCAATATATCTTCAGTTCACTCCTTTAAAGTCCCTACAAAGCCCAATGGACAAAATGAAAgtcatattcaattaaaatcttCTAAAAACATCGGATTTATCAAATGTGGCTCAAAGGAAAGTGTTGGTATCAGCAAGTCGGCAATGGATAAagccaaaaacatttttcaagggGAAGATTTCAATGAGCTATTTCAAAAAGATTCGAATGACCCCAATATATCTTCAGTTCACTCCTTTAAAGGGCCTACAAAGCCCAATGGACAAAATGAAAGCCATATTCAGTTAAAATCTTCTAAAAACATTGGATTTATCAAATGTGGCTCAAAGGAAAGTGTTGGTATCAGCAAGTCGGCAATGGATAAagccaaaaacatttttcaagggGAAGATTTCAATGAGCTATTTCAAAAAGATTCGAATGACCCCTATATATCTTCAGTTCACTCCTTTAAAGTGCCTACAAAGCCCAATGGACAAAATGAAAgtcatattcaattaaaaacttCTAAAAACAGGGAtgatttatctaaatttttcaaTCGAGAGATTGATAGTGTTGACTCTTCTAAAACAATTTCCGTCTGTCAAAATGAATCATTTAGTAGCGAAGATGATACTTTTGATCAGGATGTGTTTGATACTCAGTTTTTGGAAGAAGTAGAAAAAACTGAAAACtcttattttaatcttaagaGGAAGAGTCCTATTACTTTCGAATGTTCATCCAATAAAAAGTGCAATGTTTCAATTCTTAAGCTTACCAATGATAAATTACTTTCTAATTTTCAAACAGATTTATATCATCTTCGCCAAAAATTGCCATCCAgagtttgtttgaaaaaaatagcgTTAAAATCAATTCCTCGCACTCCGGGTTTTTTGGGACAGATTAGTACTTCAAATA aTCACCAAATTAGATTAAAAGAGATTAGAGATTTATTATTATCGCTCTCTTCTGTTGATAACTCAAAAGTAAATGACGATTGGATCGCGAATCACTATAAATggatctttttatatttacattctcTATCATTACGAACTGAATTGTATGACGAACTTAGTCCTTTGTCTATTCTATGGAGATTAAAATATCGTTATGATCGTGAAATTGCTGGTAGTTGTCGATCGgctctgaaaaaaatatatgaaggagATGATTCTCCTTCGAAgcccattattttatttattgctgCGATACACTCAGATACTATAGAGCTCTCGGATGGATGGTACTCAATTCATTCTGTTTTGAAGCCTTCTATCTCTAAACTCATTAGTATGAAAAAGATCAAGTCTGGTACTAAGTTATACATCGAAGGGGCTGAAATTGAAAGAGATAGTAGTCATGGGAATTGTAAGCCATTGGAGGATGAAGGTAGAACAAgacttaatttttctattaattcatGTCGACGAGCAAGATGGTGGGCCAAACTAGGGTTTCACTGGGGCCCAAgacttattattaaattaaaatctattaaagaAGACGGAGGACTTGTTGCAAGAGTCAAAGTAATTATTCGTAGACGATATCCTCTTGTTTATATGGAAAAGAAAGAATCGAAAATCACTTATATTAATGAAAGAGTATATAACAAGAAAATGCATGCATTAAAAAATTCGAAGGAAGAAATTGCGGAAAAGATTTATTCGCAAGTTCAAAAAGAGTTGGAAGATAAGAGAATAGTGTCAC aaaagaacAAAGCTCAATTTCGAcatggattaaaaataataaatcgtACGTCTAATGTTGAagaattgtataatttaattgagACCTATGCAGACCCGTCTATATTGGAATCCCTCTCTTCAAGTCAAGTTGATG AACTTAAAGAATTCAAGAATAAAGAATCTGAAACTTTTCGCAATGAAATGCGACACGAAGTAGAAGCTCGACTTAAGTCATATGAAGAAACATCAAGAGTTGAGTACGTTCCAGTTCTTAGATTGAAAATATCAGATCAAAGCCCGAATGTGTTTGGAACCCTGTCTTTGTGGAAGCCCTCACATGAGTTACTTTCACTCTTACATGAAGATCgacctttttttattcactgTATTAGTgccaacaaagttttttttgatgaagtaaATCTTTCCTCATTAAAGTCGACGGTTTTTAGAGAAGTTTCTGAAGACTTTAAAATGAATGATTACTTTGGAAAAAGTCGATCATTGGCATCGATACTTGATATTGTGATGGACGAATAcgattttaaaagtaattttaacgAAGTAGATTTGGTAGGCCTTGTTATTCAAGTCAACGATCCTGGAAGGTCAAATGAAAAAGTTGTTAATAGTGCATATGGAAGTATATACCTTTCAGATCTTATGGgtaattttgtaagaataagattttttaattctttgaaggACTTGGGTATGGAGACTTTAATTGTTCCAGctcaagtaatatattttcgtAATCTTAGTTTCAGAACTAAAGACTTATCTCTCAAagaaattccttctttatttatgaAGGAACAAACTGAAGCATTTAGCTCTTCAAATGATTCTATCGTTTCTTCTATAATTACTGAGTTTATGGAGAGTGCAACTCCAAACTTTGTGGATGACTCTGCCCGCCTTTTAGCTACACTTTTAGGTACCGAAATAAAGTCTCCTTGTGgttataataaagataaaatgtcAATCGGGATAACTCCAACTTCGAATGAAAGAGCTCAAATTGCGGATCCTCATCTTTTCTCACCTTCTTCTACGATTGAAATTGTTTCCAATTCTCCAGCGGCACTACAATCTTCTAGAAATCAATCGAAATTACTTAAGTTGAAGAGTATGAATTATGCGGATGCATCTCCGCTCCTACCTATAATACCTCTTCCAAATGGAGGAACAAGCAAGTCTAATTCTTATGCAAAGTTATACAAGGTGCCCAAGAGACGACGTTCCAAGCTTTCGTTTGAGCAAGAAATAAGTAGTAATAGAGAGCCCAGACAGGAAAGTCAAGAATTTGAGGAGGCAGCTAATTTAGCTATGGACAATTTAGAAATGTAA